TTTTACCTAAAAGCAACTGCCAATGGAAACCTTAAAACGATTTTTAGAATTTGAAATCATTAGCCTTGGAGATTATCATGTAAAATTGTTTACAATACTTACAGTTTTCCTGATTTTATTGATTACCAGGCTGCTACTGTGGATTATCAAAAAATCTCTCTTTAGGAAACAAACGCTGCAGGGCCTGGATAGAGGTAATATCTATGCTATTTTTCAGATCATTAAATATGTGGTATGGGTCATCGCCATTGGACTCACTATGGAAACGATTGGAATCAAAGTGACTGTTTTGATAGCCGGATCAGCAGCCTTGTTGGTAGGGATTGGCCTAGGGCTCCAACAGACTTTTAATGATATCATTTCCGGCATCATTTTATTATCCGAACGGACGATTAAAGTAGATGATATCCTGGAGATAGATGGAGATATAGTCAAAATTCAGGGTATAGGTCTTCGTACTTCCAAAGGGCTCAACCGGGATGATATCTCCATCATCATTCCCAATTCATTGATCACTACCAATAAAGTAATCAACTGGAGCCATCAGAACAGAAAAACCCGGTTTAAAATCAATGTAGGCGTCGCTTACGGTAGCAATATAGACCTGGTGGAAAAAGTGTTAGTCGATAGTGTATTGGAACACCCCGAGATATCCGATAAAATCCTTATTGAAGCCCGATTTTTGGACTTTAATAACTCCTCTCTCGATTTTCAGGTCTTGTTTTTTAGTGAAGAAGTATTTAGAATTGAAAAAATAAAAAGTGATATCCGCAAGATCATCAATAGAAAATTTATTGAGCACGGTATTAAAATTCCTTTCCCGCAATTGGATTTGCACCTGATGTCGCACAAAAATAGTTTAGGCCTGGAGTAAAATTGTTTAATGTTATGTCCATCAACCTCAAAATAAAAAATCTCGTAGAGCTATACGATCTCCTGCCGGAAAATGAACGTATTATAGTAGATATTCTGCGTGATATCATCAGCGCACATATACCTGATATCAAAGAAAAAATATCCTACAATGTACCTTTCTTTTACAGGAACAAAAGTCTGTGCCTCGTTTGGCCTGCTAGTATACCCAGGGGAGGCATTAAAAAAGGAGTATTGTTAGGATTCTGTTATGGGCATCTGCTGGAGGATATCGATCAATACCTGACGCATGGTACCAACAAACAAATTTTTTATAAAATCTATCAGGCTCCTGAAGAGATAGATGAGGAAGCTATAGCCAAATTGTTGCGAGCTGCTGTCAATTTGGACAATACGAAGAGAAAGTGAATTAATGAGCTTTTTTGCCTGGTGTGCCTACATTAAAAACTTCCAATGACCCTGATACTTCAATAATGAAAAATAAATGATCATTGCTGCTTTAGAATCTATACCATTATTCCATACCAGCAGTTTAGAGTCTATACCTTGCCAAAATAAAATAACTTTCAAACCAAAGATTCTTTAAGAGGACATTTCTTGATTTCATTACATTAGTCATTATAAACCTCTATCCATGACACAATTTAATATAGATCTGCATTGCCACCCATCGATCAAGCCTTATGGTAAAAGTTTTAATCGCACCGCGGGTGAAAACTCCAAAGATAAAAGCAGGCGCAATTCAATCTGGTATTATGATCCCCCACAGGGCCTGGACAAGATCGTCCAGAAATTTACCAAGCTGACTAAATTTTCTCAAAGCAATTTTAGCGCCCTGGCCTATGGGCAGGTGAGGATCATCTGTGCTTCGTTATATTCGATAGAGCGCGGCTTAGTATCATTAAATCATGTTGGGTCCGGTCCTGCAGCTGACATCATCGCCAACCTGGTCTCCGGTATCGGCCGCAAAAGAATAGACTTTCTCCAAAACAATACGGATTATTTCGACGATGTGACCAGGGAATATGCCTATTACAAACAACTGGATGATACGGTGATCAATTTTAGAGGGGAGAGCCCTCGCAAATATGTCTTAGTCAAAAACTATGCGCACCTCCAGGAGCTCATGAATACCAACGAACCCAATACAGGTATAGAGACCATCTATGTGATCATCACCCTCGAAGGAGCCCATAATCTGCATAGTACCCGTCCTGCTCAACTGGCTTCCGTGTTGCAAAACATTGATCAGTTAAAATCATGGGACCACAAACCCTTTTTTATAACGTTTGCTCATCACTTTTACAATGATTTTTGTGGTCATGCCGAGAGCCTGGCAGATTGGATCCAGGACTGGTTTACCAATCAGGAGCCGTTTATGAATACTGGTATCAACCCCATGGGCTGGTCTGTGATGGAGAAGCTGATGGATGACACGGATGGCGGCAGGATACATATCGATATCAAACATATGAGCCCACTGTCCCGCAAACAGTATATTGATTTTTTGAAAAACGAATGCACGGAAGAGTATGAATTAAAAAAATTGCCCCTTATCGTCAGCCACGGCGCTTGCAATGGTCTGGCCAGTATGGATCACCCCGAATATACTCCAGGACTGGAAGGAACTGCCTCCAGGATGTATGCAGGAGATATTAATTTTTATGACAATGAAATCGTAGAACTCGCCAAAAGCGGGGGCATCTTTGGCCTTCAATTGGACGAAAGGCGTATCGGATCCAAACAATATATCGGTCAGGTGCACATCAATAGTGGCTCAAAGACTAAAAGAATGCACTCCAATTCCAAATTGGTATGGAACAATATTCAGCACATCGTACAGCTGCTGGACCAGCATGATGTATTTGCCTGGGATAGTATAGCGATTGGATCAGATAATGATGGCATCATAGATCCGATCAATTTATTCTGGACCTCCGAAGAGATGGATGACCTCGTGCAATATATTGAAAGGCATGCTCATAATTTTTTATCGGACCCTGCTTCGGAGATCAAAAATGATTACAATCGGATCTCGGCGGCAGAGGCAGTACAAAGGATATTTCATAGCAATTCGATGGAGTTTTTTAGAAAGTATTTTCATTCATCTAACAGCAATGGGATAGTTTAAATGATCAGCGATTAATCGTCGTCATCAGCCTCCCCGGCATATTTGGCAGGATAGGGTTGACTGCCTTTTACAGAATACCAGAGGATGCGGTTTAATAAATCATCTTTACCCTGATCTATAATATGGAAGGCGTATTGGACCGATCGATCGCTCCATTTTAAAGCAGCACCCTGCAGATTTTGTCTCTGAGGATTCATCTCATTCAAGGGGATATTATTTTTTACGGCTTTGTATTGATAAGAAGTATTGGGCACATCATTAAAACAATGAAACATAGGTAAGGCAGTAGCATCCAGTACATTCATCGGAGGCAATCCTAATATCTGTTCTATCGTACGTACCATTGATGTTTGATTGTAGTTCGTACCCACTGTCTTTTTTAATCTTGAATAAGCGCTCACTACAAAACCGGTAGTCCTATAAGCAGAGATATGGTCCCATCCAGCTTGCGAATCATCTTCAGAAATAAAAATCACGGTGTTGTCAGCAAAACGGCTGTGGGTGAGGGCTTCTACTATTCTGCCGACTGCCAGGTCATTATCAGCTACCATAGCCCTGGGCGTCGGAAAATTCGGGTTGGTACCGGCTGTATGGTCATTGGGTAAAGCCATGATCATGAGATTGGGTAGTTGGTCTCCTGGCATAGATTCGATTTCGCCCAGTTCTTTGATAAATGCATCGGCACGCATTTGATCCGTGACGGAAAGATCCGCTCCACCTGGAAACGTAGCAGATAAGACCGGACGGATACGGGAGATGGTAGTCGTGTTCTTAAAATCAAAAGAGCTCAGGGTGCCGGCACTCCACATATTGTATAGGGTCGACCAATTGTATTTTGTTTTATCATAATTAAAATCGCAGGCCTCACCGTAGATTTTTACTGATTTCCCGTGATCTAAAGCATTATTCCACAATAATCCATTTTTATTGTAGACCATGGCGTCATTCAACACATGCGGGTAACTTCTAAACCAGGCCCTCACACTTTTTTCAGTATAATCAGTGACCATGGCTGCATTGGCCCAGTGATGACCTTCTGCCGATCCTTTGCCTGACACATGATAATTGTCCATCAATACATAGTCCCTGGCCAATTTATGTTGATTGGGGGTGACCGTATCTCCAAATATGCACAGAGAGGGCATGCCTCTGCCTTCTTTCAGATCCCCCAATACCTGGTCATAAGTTCTGTTTTCTTTGATGATATACAAGACATGTTTAAAAACCGAAGGTTCGCCGATCCTTTCCGGCACAGGTGTAGGAGCGATATCGGGCCGCGGTAGCAGATCTGTCAGCGCTAACCGGTATTCCAAGCTCAATTTTTTTACATTGGCTGTATGGGTCTTTAATTGATCCTCACTGGGTACGGGGATGAAGGATATAGAAGCGAGTTGATGGTGTGCATTATACACTTTTACGGTTTTGACGGTATCCCGATGATGGGCTTTGACCAGGTCAAAGGCGCGGGCTCCGGTAGATTCCAGGTTGGTGACGATCAATGTATTTTGATGCACCACGATGCCCGAAGGATAAGCTTCTGTGGGGATATATCCTTTGATTTCATAGCTGAGTTGTAAGGCGTCCTTGTGTCGGTCAATGACACAAACTGCATTGTCCATGCCATTAGTTACAAACAAAGTTTTTCCGTCTTCGGTCATCGCCAGGGCATTAGGAGTACTGCCGATATATGCTCTATAGGTGTCGAACAGGCCCACAGCGATCGTATCCATTACCTCATCAGTGATGACATCTATCACAGAGATATTATCGCTATTGCCATTGACTACATAGATATAGTTTTTGTCTGGATCGCTGAGTATGGCATTTGGATGTAGACCTACTGGAATTTGTTTTTTTACCATGCCGGTACTTGCATCCAGCAGCGTGACGGATCCTTGAGACATCGCCCCGGTTTTGGGATCGATATAGGCCTGTCCCCAGGGTATACCGGCAGTCTCCAGACCATCAGCGGCATCCGGCACTGGTCCCGCCCAATTGGTCACATATACTTTGTCCTGTATGATTTCTATGCAATAAGGCGCTACCCCGGTATTGGATTGCCATATTTGTTTATGATCCCGCACCCTTGTTTTTACGGCCTTATTATTTCCATTTAATACTGTATAAAAATATAGATCCTCACCCTCTATCCTGGCCAGCACCTGGTTTGGCAATGCGATGGTAGCCGGAGCCTCCGCTTTAAATGGAAATAAGTTTATAATCTCTATTTTTTTGCCATCCCAATAAGCTTGAAATACATATGAATTCGCATTACTTCCGTCCTTGCCGGTTAATTGTCGTCCTCCGGCACTCCAAAAAATAAACAGAGAATCGTGATACACAATAGAAGCGATCCCCGAATAGGTGCTCATACTACCCCTATACTTTGCATCGTCTGCATAGCTCCATCGATACACCATTTTTTGAGTAGGGGTCTCAAAAAAAGCGATCCCGTACCGATCTTCTACGCATACTGTTTTGTCATCGGGTAATATCACCACATCCAGGCTATGATTTTCGTAAGCTCCATCGCCAAAACGAACTGATTGCCCGGCTGGCTCCAGCAGTCTGTTGTAGGGCATAAGATAAGGAGCCTGGTCAGCTGACAAAGTAAGATGATCATAGGGTGCTATATAATCCGAACCACGACTTGAATTGATTTTTGTGCTTCTACAGCCTACGAAAAATAGTAGGCCGCACAGAAGAAAATATAACGGAGGATGCAAAGATTTTTTCATTTCCTGGTATGGTAATAGGATTATAAACTTAAACAAAAATAGATAGCTAACCAAAGAACACCTTACGCTTCTCAATATTTATTTAAGCCGACTTTTTTGGGTTTGGTTACACCTAATGGTATAAACTCACAAAATGGCGGTTGGATGGAAGAATCTCCGGGTCATCGGTATAATAGGATAACCACTATCTTTATAATGAAAGAAATTCTCTAAAACAGCCGCCTTCAATCCTTAATCCAAAAAACTGATATTATGAGCTACCGTGCACAATGGAAGATGATCCATACCCTCAATACCTGTACCAAAGGACAATTGTCTACCAATGAGTTAATGGACATGGGCGTAGACTGTTACAATGACACAATCCAGGAGCTGTGGCCTCTCAGGGTATTGTCATGGCTGACCCGGCAACAGGAAATCTAAAGCTTCACCCCATAGCGTCTGCACTCATCAATAAATTTATCGTCTGCAGAAATGAATTTGGAGGATCGATCATGTATATAGACCAGCCCTCCTGTTTTACGATTATGCCTTTTAGCAGGCCCTGGTCTGACAAAGTGTACAATGAATTCATTTCACCCACCGTCGTGGCTTCCAATATATTTTGCATCAGAGGGGATACCATACCGAGAGGAAAACATCTGGCTTCTAATCTTTACAATACATTTAATAAAGCAGGGTTTATGATCGTCGACCTCTCAGATCAAAATGCGAATGT
The window above is part of the Saprospiraceae bacterium genome. Proteins encoded here:
- a CDS encoding mechanosensitive ion channel — translated: METLKRFLEFEIISLGDYHVKLFTILTVFLILLITRLLLWIIKKSLFRKQTLQGLDRGNIYAIFQIIKYVVWVIAIGLTMETIGIKVTVLIAGSAALLVGIGLGLQQTFNDIISGIILLSERTIKVDDILEIDGDIVKIQGIGLRTSKGLNRDDISIIIPNSLITTNKVINWSHQNRKTRFKINVGVAYGSNIDLVEKVLVDSVLEHPEISDKILIEARFLDFNNSSLDFQVLFFSEEVFRIEKIKSDIRKIINRKFIEHGIKIPFPQLDLHLMSHKNSLGLE
- a CDS encoding DUF1801 domain-containing protein; the protein is MSINLKIKNLVELYDLLPENERIIVDILRDIISAHIPDIKEKISYNVPFFYRNKSLCLVWPASIPRGGIKKGVLLGFCYGHLLEDIDQYLTHGTNKQIFYKIYQAPEEIDEEAIAKLLRAAVNLDNTKRK
- a CDS encoding peptidase M19 codes for the protein MTQFNIDLHCHPSIKPYGKSFNRTAGENSKDKSRRNSIWYYDPPQGLDKIVQKFTKLTKFSQSNFSALAYGQVRIICASLYSIERGLVSLNHVGSGPAADIIANLVSGIGRKRIDFLQNNTDYFDDVTREYAYYKQLDDTVINFRGESPRKYVLVKNYAHLQELMNTNEPNTGIETIYVIITLEGAHNLHSTRPAQLASVLQNIDQLKSWDHKPFFITFAHHFYNDFCGHAESLADWIQDWFTNQEPFMNTGINPMGWSVMEKLMDDTDGGRIHIDIKHMSPLSRKQYIDFLKNECTEEYELKKLPLIVSHGACNGLASMDHPEYTPGLEGTASRMYAGDINFYDNEIVELAKSGGIFGLQLDERRIGSKQYIGQVHINSGSKTKRMHSNSKLVWNNIQHIVQLLDQHDVFAWDSIAIGSDNDGIIDPINLFWTSEEMDDLVQYIERHAHNFLSDPASEIKNDYNRISAAEAVQRIFHSNSMEFFRKYFHSSNSNGIV
- a CDS encoding phosphoesterase — its product is MKKSLHPPLYFLLCGLLFFVGCRSTKINSSRGSDYIAPYDHLTLSADQAPYLMPYNRLLEPAGQSVRFGDGAYENHSLDVVILPDDKTVCVEDRYGIAFFETPTQKMVYRWSYADDAKYRGSMSTYSGIASIVYHDSLFIFWSAGGRQLTGKDGSNANSYVFQAYWDGKKIEIINLFPFKAEAPATIALPNQVLARIEGEDLYFYTVLNGNNKAVKTRVRDHKQIWQSNTGVAPYCIEIIQDKVYVTNWAGPVPDAADGLETAGIPWGQAYIDPKTGAMSQGSVTLLDASTGMVKKQIPVGLHPNAILSDPDKNYIYVVNGNSDNISVIDVITDEVMDTIAVGLFDTYRAYIGSTPNALAMTEDGKTLFVTNGMDNAVCVIDRHKDALQLSYEIKGYIPTEAYPSGIVVHQNTLIVTNLESTGARAFDLVKAHHRDTVKTVKVYNAHHQLASISFIPVPSEDQLKTHTANVKKLSLEYRLALTDLLPRPDIAPTPVPERIGEPSVFKHVLYIIKENRTYDQVLGDLKEGRGMPSLCIFGDTVTPNQHKLARDYVLMDNYHVSGKGSAEGHHWANAAMVTDYTEKSVRAWFRSYPHVLNDAMVYNKNGLLWNNALDHGKSVKIYGEACDFNYDKTKYNWSTLYNMWSAGTLSSFDFKNTTTISRIRPVLSATFPGGADLSVTDQMRADAFIKELGEIESMPGDQLPNLMIMALPNDHTAGTNPNFPTPRAMVADNDLAVGRIVEALTHSRFADNTVIFISEDDSQAGWDHISAYRTTGFVVSAYSRLKKTVGTNYNQTSMVRTIEQILGLPPMNVLDATALPMFHCFNDVPNTSYQYKAVKNNIPLNEMNPQRQNLQGAALKWSDRSVQYAFHIIDQGKDDLLNRILWYSVKGSQPYPAKYAGEADDDD